A part of Acidobacteriota bacterium genomic DNA contains:
- a CDS encoding helix-hairpin-helix domain-containing protein yields the protein MCDFKNTVSDPIALDPRKRVRYETGLVLGVQEFLQDQFHLRERDRLHQRSLHGYGTVVGLEIGQRAADGGGPEVVVGAGLAIDPRGETICVPATQCARLDEWLSGQRDEIDEHFASPPGALSLYVVLCHRECATDPVPVLGDPCRDTADNTRPSRIADDFELSLRFEPPEQPEEDAARAFGELLRSFEIASGPGPALDQEAVEDQVRSLVDGSPPVVQGPASPPFGGRLEPSEAPHLLAAAYRVWITEIRPLLAAGRAGCELSEERCVLLARLDFDIAEGPAGDLVVDGEVLIDESDRPLLLATRIFQELLPTAAGETIAGVENHADLNGLGLDDHPQYLLVDAVTRALIADLDGGGRRIVALADGSASGDAVTFDQAIKVGDGAGGDLGGTYPNPSVGALQGRPVAPAAPAVGQVLTWDGTRWEPDALPAAGPVLSDDLTRVVALSWRHGAFSNLDLIHNGQPAFGVALAFGGEGIDDSRSPVQSATLTAQTVFLQVHLPLDGSPFPVCMRIPATVIPSRVVGVDGNDLITETRTVNGNLAPAVVALVDSETAEFLRLSGATVEVVLRGDFILDRQDRAINGEHITGVLPTGDRSAAGDRLGLQGGTFESWLRLPRRGEIVVGGLDLNRADESELVTLPRIGPRLAERIVAERERRDGFDRLDDLATIPGITPAIIAGLRQLPN from the coding sequence ATGTGCGATTTCAAAAACACCGTTTCGGATCCCATCGCTCTCGATCCGCGCAAACGCGTCCGCTACGAGACGGGCCTGGTCCTCGGGGTTCAGGAGTTTCTGCAGGACCAGTTTCATCTCCGCGAGCGCGATCGCTTGCACCAGCGCAGTCTGCACGGCTACGGCACCGTCGTCGGCCTGGAGATCGGCCAGCGGGCTGCCGACGGCGGCGGTCCCGAGGTCGTGGTCGGCGCTGGCCTGGCGATCGATCCTCGCGGCGAGACCATCTGTGTCCCGGCGACCCAATGCGCCCGCCTCGACGAATGGTTGAGCGGCCAGCGGGACGAGATCGACGAGCACTTCGCCTCCCCGCCCGGCGCCCTCAGCCTCTACGTGGTTCTGTGCCATCGCGAGTGCGCCACCGATCCGGTGCCGGTGCTCGGCGATCCCTGCCGCGACACCGCCGACAACACGCGACCGTCCCGCATCGCCGACGACTTCGAGCTCAGCCTGCGCTTCGAGCCGCCGGAGCAGCCGGAGGAGGACGCCGCCCGCGCCTTCGGCGAGCTGCTGCGCTCCTTCGAGATCGCCAGCGGCCCCGGTCCGGCCCTCGACCAGGAAGCGGTCGAAGATCAGGTCCGGAGCCTGGTCGACGGCTCGCCGCCGGTGGTCCAGGGGCCGGCCTCACCGCCCTTCGGTGGTCGCCTCGAGCCGAGCGAGGCACCGCACCTCCTGGCCGCCGCCTATCGCGTCTGGATCACCGAGATCCGTCCGCTGCTGGCCGCAGGCCGGGCCGGCTGCGAGCTCTCCGAAGAGCGCTGCGTCCTGCTCGCCCGCCTCGACTTCGACATTGCCGAAGGGCCCGCCGGCGACCTGGTGGTCGATGGCGAGGTGCTGATCGACGAGAGCGACCGTCCGCTGCTGTTGGCCACTCGCATCTTCCAGGAGCTCCTGCCGACGGCGGCCGGCGAGACCATCGCCGGCGTCGAGAATCACGCCGACCTCAACGGCCTCGGCCTCGACGACCACCCGCAGTACCTGCTGGTCGACGCCGTGACCCGGGCGCTGATCGCCGATCTCGATGGCGGCGGCCGGCGCATCGTCGCCCTGGCCGATGGCAGCGCCAGCGGCGACGCGGTGACCTTCGACCAGGCGATCAAGGTCGGCGACGGCGCCGGCGGCGACCTCGGCGGCACTTACCCGAACCCCTCCGTGGGCGCCCTCCAGGGCCGGCCGGTGGCGCCGGCGGCACCGGCGGTGGGTCAGGTGCTGACCTGGGACGGCACCCGCTGGGAGCCCGACGCGCTGCCCGCCGCAGGCCCGGTTCTGAGCGATGACCTGACCCGCGTGGTCGCCCTCTCCTGGCGCCATGGCGCCTTCAGCAACCTCGACCTGATCCACAACGGTCAGCCCGCCTTCGGCGTCGCCCTGGCCTTCGGTGGCGAGGGCATCGACGATTCCCGCTCGCCGGTGCAGTCGGCGACTCTCACGGCCCAAACGGTCTTCCTCCAGGTTCACCTGCCCCTCGACGGCAGCCCGTTTCCGGTCTGCATGCGAATCCCGGCGACGGTGATTCCTTCACGGGTCGTCGGCGTCGACGGCAACGACCTGATCACCGAGACCCGAACCGTCAACGGCAACCTCGCCCCCGCCGTGGTGGCGCTGGTCGACTCCGAAACCGCCGAGTTCCTGCGCCTTTCCGGAGCCACCGTCGAGGTCGTCCTGCGCGGCGATTTCATCCTCGACCGGCAGGATCGGGCGATCAACGGCGAGCACATCACCGGGGTCCTGCCCACCGGCGACCGCAGCGCCGCCGGCGACCGCTTGGGCCTCCAGGGCGGCACCTTCGAGAGCTGGCTCCGGCTGCCTCGCCGCGGCGAGATCGTGGTCGGCGGTCTCGATCTCAACCGCGCCGACGAGAGCGAGCTGGTCACCTTGCCGCGCATCGGCCCGCGCCTCGCCGAGCGCATCGTCGCCGAGCGCGAACGACGCGATGGCTTCGACCGCCTCGACGACCTCGCCACCATCCCGGGCATCACGCCGGCGATCATCGCCGGACTTCGCCAGCTACCCAACTAG
- a CDS encoding phage tail protein, protein MDVNGSRYHLLLGEADWQPPISAAGDGIAWDRDRQRVTLAPELFRFPGRPGEEALTADHRRGADRDRYGHVYWISEDRREIHYRPRDSRRSGVFWPPEPCPSERHGAFGPLPGEPLGDALLSGLAVTADHYLVVGRRDPGGILIFDLHGGGPPRRLDWPEELDFSPHDLAAARDGGLWVLDRPPADGPRLWRLDHHLRPVPGDGSLEHTAATTESFKPLGGEPRQRPAETFPRGWQPASLALADPRAILVLPDGAVLVLDSPAGSAPRVHRFCGGLPDAPPADLEIALAELVTPVPEVTAHDFAFLPAPASASSPGELEGELLVADAGGNQAYAFRLRTGRGRLELVALPTYLPLRRFAGRALVDGRDACDVLYDRDDSWASLVELRRPRYQRRGELDALRFDGKQAGTVWHRLFLAGCIPPGDEVMVESRAADEEHLLADQPWQSEPVLGLRPGGGERPLDAAVAPSQGGDPGEGTWELLFQAARGRYLELRLTLVGSGRSSPALTALRVYYPRFSYLREYLPAVYREEPSFLERFLANFEGFFSEIEGKMERAETWFDPRTIPAEALPWLADWLAASFDEDWDEARRRLLLRHLHRLYRQRGTVAGMLAAVRLATVPCPDDSIFEDDAATNPYGVRLVEAFRSRQRALPGSPGISPATGPRLIAAGERWQPDQGAARLHQAYRDFLTQHHAVNEPLVAQLNELWGSDHPSDLPLQFPAQPPENPAEAASWRAFIARELDFPYAETTSSDTTSYRRYLRHRHGSVATLNAAWGLTGATAFGSFDEALLPAALPIHPVTLEDWIHFVSQRLPIARSAHRFQVLVPVTADSIPSEREKRLAQVRAVVERQRPAHTSCEVSLYWALFRVGSARVGIDSVVGEGSRATALTLGRGALGESQLSQPHPWNVHDRRVIGRDAVA, encoded by the coding sequence ATGGACGTCAACGGCTCGCGTTACCACCTGCTGCTCGGCGAAGCGGATTGGCAGCCGCCGATCAGCGCTGCCGGCGACGGCATCGCCTGGGATCGCGACCGCCAGCGCGTGACTCTGGCGCCGGAGCTGTTCCGCTTTCCTGGTCGACCGGGCGAAGAAGCGCTGACGGCGGATCATCGCCGCGGCGCCGACCGCGATCGCTACGGTCACGTCTACTGGATCTCCGAGGACCGCCGCGAGATTCACTACCGCCCGCGGGACAGCCGTCGAAGCGGTGTCTTCTGGCCGCCGGAACCGTGCCCGAGCGAGCGCCACGGTGCCTTCGGACCGCTTCCCGGCGAGCCCCTCGGGGACGCCCTCCTCAGCGGCCTGGCGGTCACCGCCGATCACTACCTTGTGGTGGGCCGGCGAGATCCCGGCGGCATCCTGATCTTCGACCTCCACGGCGGCGGCCCACCGCGCCGCCTCGACTGGCCCGAGGAGCTCGACTTCTCCCCCCACGATCTCGCCGCCGCCCGCGATGGCGGTCTCTGGGTTCTGGATCGTCCCCCCGCCGATGGGCCGCGCCTGTGGCGCCTCGACCACCACCTGCGACCGGTCCCGGGGGACGGTTCCCTGGAGCACACGGCCGCCACGACGGAGAGCTTCAAGCCCCTCGGCGGAGAGCCCCGACAGAGGCCGGCGGAGACCTTTCCACGAGGCTGGCAGCCTGCCTCTCTGGCCTTGGCCGATCCGCGAGCGATCCTGGTCCTGCCGGACGGCGCGGTCCTCGTACTCGACTCGCCGGCAGGTAGCGCGCCGCGGGTGCATCGCTTCTGCGGCGGTCTCCCGGACGCCCCGCCGGCGGACCTCGAGATCGCCCTCGCCGAGCTGGTGACGCCGGTGCCCGAGGTCACGGCCCACGATTTCGCCTTCCTGCCGGCGCCGGCGTCGGCAAGCTCGCCGGGAGAGCTCGAGGGCGAGCTCCTGGTGGCCGATGCCGGCGGCAACCAGGCCTACGCCTTCCGCCTGCGCACCGGCCGCGGGCGCCTCGAGCTGGTCGCCCTCCCCACGTACCTGCCGCTGCGCCGCTTCGCTGGTCGCGCCCTGGTCGATGGCCGCGACGCCTGCGACGTGCTCTACGACCGCGATGACTCCTGGGCCAGTCTCGTCGAGCTGCGTCGGCCGCGCTACCAGCGCCGCGGCGAGCTCGATGCGCTGCGCTTCGACGGCAAGCAGGCCGGAACGGTCTGGCATCGGCTGTTCCTCGCCGGCTGCATACCTCCCGGAGACGAGGTGATGGTCGAGAGCCGCGCCGCGGACGAGGAGCACCTGCTCGCCGACCAGCCCTGGCAGTCGGAGCCGGTGCTCGGACTTCGCCCGGGCGGCGGCGAGCGCCCGCTCGATGCCGCCGTCGCTCCCTCCCAGGGCGGAGACCCGGGGGAGGGGACCTGGGAGCTGCTCTTCCAGGCGGCCCGCGGCCGCTATCTCGAGCTGCGCCTGACCCTGGTGGGGAGTGGACGCAGCAGCCCCGCCTTGACGGCGCTGCGCGTCTACTACCCACGGTTCAGCTACCTGCGCGAGTACCTGCCGGCGGTCTACCGCGAGGAGCCCTCGTTCCTGGAGCGCTTCCTGGCCAACTTCGAGGGCTTCTTCAGCGAGATCGAGGGCAAGATGGAGCGCGCCGAGACCTGGTTCGACCCGCGCACGATTCCCGCCGAGGCGCTGCCCTGGCTCGCCGACTGGCTGGCCGCGAGCTTCGACGAGGACTGGGACGAAGCCCGTCGACGGCTCTTGCTGCGCCACCTGCATCGCCTCTACCGGCAACGCGGCACGGTGGCGGGCATGCTGGCAGCGGTCCGTCTCGCCACCGTTCCCTGCCCGGACGACTCGATCTTCGAGGACGACGCCGCCACCAATCCCTACGGCGTTCGTCTGGTGGAGGCCTTTCGCTCCCGCCAGCGAGCTCTCCCCGGCAGCCCAGGCATCTCCCCCGCCACCGGCCCACGGCTGATCGCCGCCGGCGAGCGCTGGCAGCCAGATCAGGGTGCCGCGCGGCTCCACCAGGCCTACCGCGACTTCCTCACCCAGCACCATGCCGTCAATGAGCCGTTGGTGGCCCAGCTCAACGAGCTGTGGGGCTCCGACCACCCGAGCGACCTGCCACTCCAGTTCCCGGCTCAGCCACCGGAAAATCCGGCCGAAGCCGCCAGCTGGCGTGCCTTCATAGCCCGCGAGCTCGACTTTCCCTACGCCGAGACGACGTCTAGCGACACCACGTCCTACCGCCGCTACCTGCGCCATCGCCACGGCAGCGTCGCGACCCTCAACGCCGCCTGGGGGCTGACCGGCGCCACCGCCTTCGGCTCCTTCGACGAGGCCCTGCTTCCCGCCGCCCTGCCCATCCACCCGGTGACCCTCGAAGACTGGATTCACTTCGTGTCGCAGCGCTTGCCGATCGCACGCAGCGCCCATCGCTTCCAGGTCCTGGTGCCGGTCACCGCCGACTCCATTCCGAGCGAGCGAGAAAAGCGGCTGGCGCAGGTTCGCGCCGTCGTCGAGCGCCAGCGGCCGGCCCACACCAGTTGCGAGGTGAGCCTCTATTGGGCCCTCTTCCGAGTCGGCTCGGCGCGCGTCGGCATCGACTCGGTAGTCGGCGAAGGCAGCCGCGCTACCGCCCTCACCCTCGGCCGAGGCGCCCTCGGCGAGTCCCAGCTCAGCCAGCCCCACCCCTGGAACGTCCACGATCGTCGCGTCATCGGCCGCGACGCCGTCGCCTGA
- a CDS encoding putative baseplate assembly protein encodes MPLPVPQIDHRSQRELVREALARVPFHTPEWTNLNDSDPGVTLIQLFGFMTESLIYRANLIPERNRKKFLQLLGIELQAARAASTLVAFASPRGPLSPVPLAAEQEITAGKVAFRTEHALTVLPIVGRIYLKAPIPESQRSSVDTLYRRLYEDLAVAGSQLDYYETRPFETPAQGVTLPTLDLARDTVDGSLWLALLARPGDDPGEARRAIAHQILTIASMPALDEEAVRLPAGGKETEGAGGLTFQLPQLPAGEPAAGALRYRLLEARPSSDLLRFPGTVELRLPGEEELTYREELDPLEAGVGDLPPSLADSEDEARLVTWIRIRPPQTGDQLATRFSWLGINGALAAQRRWVQAEQLPSGTGEPDQETRLVHAPVLPKTLQLSVNGELWSAIDDLAAAPPEVPPRSPRFASPESPQGDPRVFTLEAASGTLRFGNGSHGARPPRGATLVARYAHGGGSQGMVGIGAIDKGPALPAGLVVHNPVPAWGGDDPETVDEAEFRISRSLRHRDRLVSREDFREITWQTPGVDLGRVEILPLFHPDQPESPADGALTVLVVPLTDRIQPETPAPDRLFLDAICRHLEPRRLITTEIHVRGPIYRDLWVTVGLEVAPGREQGPVLDRGEVAIRRFLSPLVGGFEGTGWPLEKTIEAGEVLGAVSRVDGVASILELTLGDGSGGAIERLELSGLELPRVIGVSVVAGPAVPLDVLTGERDDPEPPETPRVPVPVIPEEC; translated from the coding sequence ATGCCCTTGCCCGTTCCGCAGATCGATCACCGCAGCCAGCGGGAGCTGGTGCGCGAGGCCCTCGCCCGGGTGCCGTTCCACACCCCCGAGTGGACCAACCTCAACGACTCCGACCCGGGCGTCACCCTGATCCAGCTCTTCGGATTCATGACCGAAAGCCTGATCTACCGCGCCAACCTGATCCCGGAGCGCAACCGCAAAAAGTTCCTCCAGCTTCTCGGCATCGAGCTGCAGGCGGCACGGGCGGCGAGCACCCTGGTGGCCTTCGCCAGCCCACGCGGACCGCTGAGCCCGGTGCCCCTCGCCGCCGAGCAGGAGATCACCGCCGGCAAGGTCGCTTTTCGCACCGAGCACGCCCTCACGGTGCTGCCGATCGTCGGCCGGATCTACCTCAAGGCGCCGATTCCGGAGAGCCAGCGCAGCAGCGTCGACACCCTCTATCGCCGCCTCTACGAGGATCTCGCGGTCGCCGGATCGCAGCTCGACTACTACGAGACGCGGCCCTTTGAAACGCCCGCTCAGGGGGTCACCTTGCCGACCTTGGACCTCGCCCGCGACACCGTCGACGGCAGCCTGTGGCTCGCCCTGCTGGCGCGCCCCGGTGACGACCCCGGCGAGGCCCGGCGCGCCATCGCGCACCAGATCTTGACCATCGCCTCGATGCCCGCCCTCGACGAGGAGGCGGTTCGCCTGCCGGCCGGCGGCAAGGAGACGGAGGGAGCGGGCGGTCTCACCTTCCAGCTCCCCCAGCTCCCCGCCGGCGAGCCCGCTGCAGGTGCCTTGCGCTATCGCCTGCTGGAAGCCCGCCCGAGCAGCGATCTGCTGCGTTTCCCGGGAACCGTCGAGCTGCGCCTGCCGGGCGAGGAGGAGCTCACCTACCGCGAAGAGCTCGATCCCCTGGAGGCCGGCGTCGGCGACTTGCCGCCGAGCCTGGCGGACAGCGAAGACGAGGCTCGCCTGGTCACCTGGATCCGCATTCGACCGCCCCAGACCGGCGACCAGCTCGCCACCCGCTTCAGCTGGCTGGGGATCAACGGCGCGCTGGCGGCACAGCGCCGCTGGGTCCAGGCCGAGCAACTGCCGTCGGGAACCGGTGAGCCCGACCAGGAGACACGGCTGGTGCACGCGCCGGTGTTGCCGAAGACCCTTCAGCTGTCGGTCAACGGTGAGCTCTGGAGCGCCATCGACGACCTCGCCGCAGCACCTCCCGAGGTACCGCCGCGCAGCCCGCGCTTCGCCTCTCCGGAGTCTCCCCAAGGGGATCCTCGGGTGTTCACCCTCGAGGCGGCGAGCGGCACCCTGCGCTTCGGCAACGGCAGCCACGGCGCCCGGCCGCCGCGCGGTGCCACGCTGGTGGCCCGCTACGCCCACGGCGGCGGTAGCCAGGGCATGGTGGGCATCGGCGCGATCGACAAAGGACCGGCTCTGCCGGCCGGTCTGGTGGTCCACAACCCGGTCCCGGCGTGGGGCGGCGATGACCCGGAAACGGTCGACGAGGCCGAGTTCCGCATCTCGCGCAGCCTGCGCCACCGCGACCGCTTGGTGAGCCGCGAAGATTTTCGCGAGATCACCTGGCAGACGCCGGGCGTCGACCTCGGCCGGGTCGAGATTCTGCCCTTGTTTCACCCCGACCAGCCGGAGAGTCCGGCGGACGGCGCCCTGACGGTGCTGGTGGTTCCCTTGACGGACCGCATCCAGCCGGAGACGCCGGCCCCGGACCGTCTCTTCCTCGACGCCATCTGCCGTCACCTCGAGCCGCGTCGCCTGATCACCACCGAGATCCACGTGCGCGGACCGATCTATCGCGACCTGTGGGTGACGGTCGGCCTCGAGGTCGCCCCGGGACGGGAACAGGGGCCGGTTCTCGACCGCGGCGAGGTTGCGATTCGGCGCTTCCTGTCGCCGCTGGTGGGCGGCTTCGAGGGCACCGGCTGGCCCCTCGAGAAGACCATCGAAGCGGGCGAGGTGCTCGGCGCCGTCAGCCGGGTTGATGGTGTGGCTTCGATCCTCGAGCTGACGCTGGGTGACGGCTCCGGCGGCGCCATCGAGCGCCTCGAGCTGTCCGGCCTCGAGCTGCCCCGGGTAATCGGCGTGTCGGTGGTGGCGGGACCCGCCGTACCTCTCGACGTTCTCACCGGCGAGCGCGATGACCCCGAACCGCCGGAAACCCCACGGGTGCCGGTGCCGGTGATCCCGGAGGAATGCTGA
- a CDS encoding GPW/gp25 family protein, which yields MSGPRPSRGLAFPPHIGSDGRLAWSSGEANVRQNIRVILSTENRERILLPEFGGGLQRFLFEPNNPATHRLIQERIVQALGRWEERIELESVEVAPHSEDPQAAIASIHYRLIATGVADRLDLNVPLAG from the coding sequence GTGAGCGGTCCGCGCCCCAGCCGCGGGCTGGCCTTTCCGCCCCACATCGGCAGCGACGGCCGCCTCGCCTGGTCGTCCGGCGAGGCCAACGTGCGCCAGAACATCCGCGTCATTCTGTCGACGGAGAACCGCGAGCGCATTCTCCTGCCGGAGTTCGGCGGCGGTCTGCAGCGCTTTCTATTCGAACCCAACAATCCGGCCACCCACCGCCTGATCCAGGAGCGCATCGTCCAGGCCCTCGGACGCTGGGAGGAGCGCATCGAGCTCGAGTCCGTCGAGGTCGCTCCCCACTCCGAGGATCCGCAGGCCGCCATCGCCAGCATCCACTACCGCCTGATCGCCACCGGCGTCGCCGACCGCCTCGACCTCAACGTCCCGTTGGCCGGCTGA